Genomic window (Zingiber officinale cultivar Zhangliang chromosome 2B, Zo_v1.1, whole genome shotgun sequence):
GaccattgattttatttttataaaattatatttttgaaatatattttttaaaaataataataatcttagaCGTGTTGAATTGTAAAGTGAATTGAATTATAACGATTTTAAACAATCttactatcttactattttattaaaaatcttccccctttactaactaattttggtgaaatctaaaatatatttaagttaatgtccttttttctatttacacaaaaaataattccaagatttattagtaattccacaagcgaaacaatcagtgatctagaattCGAGACTCAATTACatcgtattattatgaatttttctcatcattaattttctctgattgttttatataaaaaaaatataattttctttagtCCCGTATCTTAAAATTGACAATACTATGATCAaaaaagtttctataaatattttaggtcaacaatattaaaaaatatacttttctaagttttttttactaagacaaatataatattaaattaaaataattttttacataagGAAGCCCGTTACAGTAATTTATAAATTACATTTTGAATTTATCCAATTGAGAAACTAAAAAGAAAGTCATTTACCACcccaaacaaaaaaaatatttttttaaaacgaaAAAGTGAATATTCCATGAGGACTTCAAAATGATGCCCTGTTCATAAAATGACAAGTCTGGACACTCGACCAGAGAAAGCACAAGACAAGTAGCTTGATCAgactaaagttttttttaagctcTGGGACAGATACCTACAAATTTCACAGTTGAATAAGCTACCTCATGCATCAATCAAGACAAGACTCTTTTGACAAAACAAGAATCTATCACCACTAACAAGCCATTTGCTCTTAAGCTTTAGTAACTATTATTTGCTCAACTGAGAGACAATCAAACTACTACTAGGGCACAAAAGTAATGGCAATTGACCTATTGGAAGAAGGAAAACACATCCTTGCTCTTCAAATAGTGCCACCAATAATGTTATGAAAGTGTTTAATGGCCATTTTTACATGTCAATGATTACCAAAGAAATTTGAAAACAAGATCAAGGAGTTGAATCAGTCAACTCATCGAAGTAGGAATTTTCACAATCGAAGTAGGAATTTGGCACTCATCGAGTTAAACTAACCAATTCAATTGTACGAGACATTTAAAGCCAATGGCATTAACAACTTCATTCATGGAACCATGGATCAAAAATCAATTGCAGCATTTGGCCATTTACTCGTTTTGCAATGAGGAAATTGCTATCTTTTTTATTGAAATGGAGCTGGATCTTGCATGGATGAATCTACAGGATTGGAGAAAGTAGTCAAGTAGATCATAGGGATGAAAGATATTGAAGAAGCACTCAACTCGAGTCATAAATCAAGCCATAGGAGAGAGCCATGAGGAGGACAGCAGCCTGCTCCTCTTCCCCAATCATGCTCCTCCGCCACCACCTCCTCCAATGCTTCTGGATAACAGATCGCTTCTTTCTCAGCCCCAATCCCGGCATCTGAACCTCCAGGAACaattctttcttctccttcttcgccTTCATTCCCGGTTCTGTTTTGTTCTTCCGGTATCGGATCCCACACGCGTTGCAGAGCGTCTGAAAAATCGATTGACGCCAA
Coding sequences:
- the LOC122049427 gene encoding GATA transcription factor 16-like gives rise to the protein MDQRMVDSDRRASPECRNPSSSDYEVKSCGACRTTETPLWRSGPDGPKTLCNACGIRYRKNKTEPGMKAKKEKKELFLEVQMPGLGLRKKRSVIQKHWRRWWRRSMIGEEEQAAVLLMALSYGLIYDSS